One window from the genome of Bdellovibrio sp. NC01 encodes:
- a CDS encoding 3'-5' exonuclease, translating into MAFRWIGKSEDGKTVTLRRLEDCQLAIPEYATPAWLEQNADLVRMGAVLDVETTGLNHANDQVIEIGLRQFKFNKNTGEVLGLGKSYSEFQDPGRPLSPEIIALTGITDEMLAGKKIDWDEVGKLLHECVLVIAHNARFDRPFIDRKANISKEKIWACSVKQIDWSVKGFFSSKLELLNIYHGFFTDSHRAINDVDALLYLLSHTDPATNKPYLAELTSNAKRLMTQVIASAAPFDSKEHLKSRGYSWDNTNRFWSKTIFKDDVPSEINWLEEIVYIGPFGGITRDIALADGFKN; encoded by the coding sequence ATGGCCTTTCGTTGGATCGGTAAATCAGAAGATGGAAAAACAGTGACATTGCGTCGCCTGGAAGATTGTCAATTGGCGATTCCAGAATACGCGACTCCTGCATGGCTTGAACAGAATGCCGATTTAGTGCGCATGGGAGCCGTATTAGACGTTGAAACAACGGGCCTTAACCATGCAAACGATCAAGTCATCGAAATTGGTCTGCGCCAATTTAAATTTAATAAAAATACCGGCGAAGTTTTAGGTCTTGGAAAATCTTATTCAGAATTTCAAGATCCGGGTCGCCCGTTGTCGCCAGAAATCATTGCTTTGACTGGCATCACAGATGAGATGCTTGCAGGCAAAAAAATCGACTGGGATGAAGTTGGCAAACTTTTGCATGAGTGCGTTCTGGTTATCGCCCATAATGCTCGCTTCGATCGTCCATTCATTGATCGTAAAGCTAATATTTCAAAAGAAAAAATCTGGGCGTGTTCAGTGAAGCAAATCGACTGGAGTGTCAAAGGCTTCTTCAGTTCGAAGTTAGAACTTTTAAATATCTACCATGGTTTCTTTACGGATTCACATCGTGCGATCAATGACGTTGATGCTTTACTTTACTTGCTAAGTCATACAGATCCAGCAACGAACAAACCCTATCTTGCGGAGCTTACTTCAAATGCAAAACGTTTGATGACTCAAGTGATTGCAAGTGCGGCACCATTTGATTCAAAAGAACATTTAAAAAGTCGTGGCTACAGTTGGGATAATACAAATCGCTTCTGGTCAAAAACGATTTTTAAAGACGACGTCCCTTCTGAAATCAATTGGCTTGAAGAGATCGTGTATATCGGCCCATTCGGCGGCATCACCCGCGATATCGCCTTAGCTGATGGATTTAAAAATTAA
- a CDS encoding adenylate cyclase, with protein sequence MKGIALFAKNKRNKSMVLLIVASFWLGYVGLTLGQFYYNVARMTDDIIAERHSQMVYAEDNQIPALISDNINLVDTNLHKAHDLGLIHFYILQKGSEPVAYYNGGEGPEALNYDYQTFNSVLASGNLAYRTIKIMDYRLTVGIHQNRHQIILQNLKYMKGPILRDLAMVTAFLSLVVYFFLKDIIDLSRILSSKDRNKMANVRSLSKEGQTLLQAARSYESTQKTLEYENKVYTETLTPAIVHEMKSGKKAPYSFQTSLIRVDLNGFTQIFLDKKDEYVTEMMHNYFVRAREVIERYNGLIYQYVGDEIVFHIKEEKVNSQAMALACLRNIFEVAQEIEDNLPEGADHYFKVKGCFVLGKIRFVPQDSGFSLSGLPLIESARLLSVVEDKKKSSVTFYSDMASQVENLCHISETKEAVLKGFSDRASLSKATEFASVKEVLAQGRLADVTYFRGDSDLIQIYEYLHQVLAVGDEDIFFKVFAELKHIKVRQTKQEQVNAFVSLFKEAHKWNEAGNVSDKVLASVISLSSNLVPVSQVENSLLELLTQCLEHKDPRTQANAIIVLGDLAQDITFLRKYIYVKHNRVSADALLVSGKKQFDKELAEKLDEFLESKNPLFKASGQFVVKHLADHYKNTDPVFFETNQHLKTLLKKAS encoded by the coding sequence ATGAAGGGAATCGCTTTGTTCGCCAAAAATAAACGCAATAAATCAATGGTACTTCTTATTGTCGCAAGCTTCTGGTTGGGCTATGTCGGTTTAACTCTGGGGCAGTTCTATTATAATGTCGCACGCATGACGGATGATATTATTGCCGAACGCCATTCACAGATGGTGTATGCTGAAGACAATCAGATTCCAGCATTGATCTCTGATAATATTAATTTAGTAGATACAAATCTGCACAAAGCACACGACTTAGGGTTGATTCATTTCTATATTCTCCAAAAAGGCAGCGAGCCCGTTGCGTATTACAACGGTGGTGAAGGCCCTGAAGCATTGAACTATGACTATCAGACTTTTAACTCTGTGTTAGCAAGCGGCAATCTGGCATATAGAACGATCAAGATCATGGATTATCGCTTAACGGTCGGTATTCATCAAAATCGTCATCAAATCATCTTGCAGAATCTTAAATACATGAAAGGCCCCATTCTTCGTGACCTTGCGATGGTGACGGCATTTCTTTCGCTTGTCGTGTATTTCTTCTTGAAAGACATCATCGATCTTAGTCGCATTCTTTCATCGAAAGATCGTAACAAGATGGCAAATGTTCGTTCGCTTTCAAAAGAAGGACAAACACTTTTGCAAGCGGCTCGTTCTTACGAGAGTACTCAAAAAACATTGGAATACGAAAATAAAGTTTATACTGAAACGTTAACGCCCGCGATTGTGCACGAAATGAAGTCGGGTAAAAAAGCGCCATACTCGTTCCAGACGTCACTTATTCGTGTCGATCTAAACGGATTTACGCAAATCTTCTTAGATAAAAAAGACGAATATGTGACAGAGATGATGCACAACTATTTCGTTCGCGCGCGCGAGGTGATTGAACGTTATAACGGTTTAATCTATCAATACGTCGGCGATGAAATCGTTTTCCATATCAAAGAAGAAAAAGTAAATTCGCAGGCCATGGCGCTTGCGTGTTTAAGAAACATCTTCGAAGTTGCACAAGAAATTGAAGATAACTTGCCTGAAGGGGCGGATCACTACTTTAAAGTAAAGGGTTGCTTCGTTCTTGGTAAGATTCGTTTCGTACCGCAAGATTCAGGATTTTCATTATCGGGCTTGCCGCTTATCGAATCTGCGCGTTTGCTGAGTGTCGTAGAGGATAAAAAGAAAAGCTCCGTGACTTTCTATAGCGATATGGCTTCTCAGGTAGAAAATCTTTGCCATATCAGTGAAACAAAAGAAGCTGTGTTAAAAGGCTTTTCTGACAGAGCAAGCCTTTCTAAAGCGACGGAGTTCGCAAGCGTAAAAGAGGTATTAGCGCAAGGCCGTCTGGCTGACGTCACGTACTTCCGAGGCGATTCCGATCTCATTCAAATCTACGAATACCTTCATCAGGTGCTTGCCGTGGGGGACGAAGATATTTTCTTTAAAGTCTTTGCAGAACTAAAACACATCAAAGTTCGTCAAACGAAACAAGAGCAAGTAAATGCCTTTGTGAGTTTGTTTAAAGAAGCCCATAAATGGAATGAAGCTGGGAATGTCAGCGATAAAGTCCTGGCTTCGGTGATTTCGTTGTCGTCAAATTTAGTCCCAGTCAGTCAGGTCGAAAATTCATTGCTTGAGTTATTAACTCAATGTCTTGAACACAAAGATCCAAGAACTCAAGCGAACGCAATCATCGTGTTGGGTGACTTGGCTCAAGACATTACGTTCTTAAGAAAATACATCTACGTGAAGCACAATCGAGTGTCGGCGGATGCATTATTGGTGTCAGGTAAAAAACAATTCGATAAAGAGTTGGCTGAAAAGCTAGATGAGTTTTTAGAATCTAAAAACCCGCTTTTCAAAGCGAGTGGTCAATTCGTGGTGAAGCACCTAGCGGATCACTACAAGAACACCGACCCAGTGTTCTTTGAAACAAATCAACATCTGAAAACGTTATTAAAAAAGGCCTCATAG
- a CDS encoding metallopeptidase family protein: MKLIVAAIFAWTTLFGALPASKAVASSFNPDLVLLNPAGTSVGQYLLSYKDYQDLRIDVDKNGSVDMWVLRKGSLEIRLRYLNDQVSYIHFIKHKDGRVAEALYRPVGNKFTLVKAVQRKARVINGDSSAACAADKVKVINEEIKKFSETLSADVKASNFESYLSDTCLESETTFPMLKDALMDKNDLKFADCIASEKVNKSAQANNFQVDETSLSLYSAQLKLDLLKIVGEKAKEPLFTCEDVKPSDAGDKSKPIPVKGSYTEGKDIKISMPSSDASASDVRHVVLHELVHRAGLQDDRLTELILKECSNAGVQKDETANSRGQENKGMWSDKHSVSHIASEVGSAPIKKGEMGRLPASVVATPMNGSIALPDDVMATFNELSNQPVSAPSDIASAKPIATGKQLAATKVDKSPEGLTAAVKDSASASAPVFRMANEVMGAVSTPALAETKDSSSGSYVSSGSSGGSGSSGGASDVAVGSLNAGTATAKSVAEYTKYREQDGVKSNSRSPASTSVVASGEAPNFKVQSRNTLKSDERIVEQVDLNGSYSMASGSGSSSSSSGISASDTASFAKADASRTAKAATAATRGASSSAPSYSGKAGGSAASLGGGGGGGSSGASAGGASALAADDELTIKPGNNKAASPSRAPAAIDSASAKVQSANSSREEVVTFFARGDYSTTKSKLKDNNFVNSLKTNKVTIIDLYGNSYGADRGDVVFLDEGNRFVRQK, from the coding sequence ATGAAACTCATCGTCGCGGCTATTTTTGCATGGACAACATTGTTCGGAGCGCTACCAGCTTCGAAAGCTGTCGCGTCTTCTTTCAACCCTGATCTTGTTTTGTTGAATCCCGCGGGAACATCAGTCGGCCAATATCTTTTGTCATACAAGGATTACCAGGATTTGCGCATCGACGTTGATAAAAACGGTAGCGTTGATATGTGGGTCTTGCGTAAAGGTTCACTTGAAATTCGTTTACGTTATTTGAATGATCAAGTTTCCTATATTCACTTTATAAAACATAAAGACGGCCGTGTTGCCGAAGCTTTGTATCGACCTGTTGGTAACAAGTTTACCCTGGTGAAAGCAGTTCAAAGAAAAGCTAGGGTTATAAATGGTGACTCGTCAGCGGCTTGCGCTGCCGATAAAGTTAAAGTGATAAATGAAGAAATAAAAAAGTTTTCCGAAACACTTTCAGCTGACGTAAAAGCTTCAAACTTTGAAAGTTACCTATCAGACACGTGTTTGGAGAGTGAGACGACATTCCCAATGCTTAAAGACGCCTTGATGGATAAAAACGATCTTAAGTTTGCAGATTGTATTGCGAGTGAAAAAGTGAACAAATCTGCACAGGCTAACAATTTCCAAGTCGATGAGACTTCACTTTCTTTATATAGTGCCCAACTGAAATTGGATCTTTTGAAGATCGTCGGTGAAAAGGCAAAAGAGCCACTGTTCACTTGTGAAGATGTTAAACCCTCCGATGCTGGAGATAAATCAAAGCCGATCCCTGTAAAAGGAAGTTATACTGAGGGAAAAGATATTAAAATTTCGATGCCCTCTTCTGATGCGAGCGCAAGCGATGTAAGACATGTGGTATTGCACGAGCTAGTGCATAGAGCGGGCCTTCAGGATGACAGACTCACGGAATTGATATTGAAAGAGTGTTCGAACGCAGGTGTTCAAAAAGACGAAACTGCGAATAGTCGTGGGCAGGAAAATAAGGGAATGTGGTCAGATAAACACTCTGTCAGCCATATTGCTAGCGAGGTTGGATCGGCACCAATAAAAAAAGGCGAAATGGGGCGATTGCCTGCAAGTGTCGTTGCGACGCCGATGAATGGTTCGATCGCGCTTCCTGATGATGTTATGGCGACGTTTAATGAGCTTAGCAATCAACCTGTAAGCGCGCCATCTGATATTGCTTCTGCTAAACCGATTGCGACTGGTAAACAATTAGCCGCAACTAAAGTTGATAAATCTCCAGAAGGTTTGACTGCTGCCGTGAAGGATAGTGCCAGTGCAAGTGCTCCGGTATTCCGTATGGCCAATGAAGTAATGGGTGCGGTGAGCACACCAGCTCTTGCGGAAACGAAGGACTCTTCATCCGGCTCCTATGTTTCTTCGGGCTCATCTGGAGGATCAGGTTCATCAGGTGGTGCATCCGATGTTGCGGTGGGCTCTTTGAATGCAGGGACAGCAACGGCAAAATCAGTTGCTGAATACACGAAATACCGTGAACAAGATGGTGTGAAATCAAATTCACGGTCTCCAGCTTCAACTTCCGTTGTGGCTTCGGGCGAAGCTCCAAACTTCAAAGTTCAATCTCGTAATACATTAAAGTCAGATGAAAGAATCGTTGAGCAAGTGGACCTGAACGGCAGTTATTCAATGGCGTCTGGTTCGGGCTCATCATCGTCTTCATCAGGTATCTCAGCTTCCGATACGGCATCTTTTGCAAAAGCAGATGCATCAAGAACGGCTAAAGCGGCAACAGCGGCAACTCGTGGTGCAAGTTCCTCAGCTCCAAGTTACTCAGGGAAGGCGGGAGGTTCAGCCGCGTCCCTTGGGGGCGGTGGTGGTGGCGGTTCATCAGGCGCATCAGCCGGTGGAGCATCCGCTCTTGCAGCAGATGATGAGTTAACGATTAAACCGGGGAATAATAAAGCAGCTTCGCCAAGTCGTGCTCCGGCAGCGATTGATTCTGCATCTGCAAAGGTGCAATCAGCGAATTCTTCTCGAGAAGAGGTTGTTACGTTCTTTGCGCGTGGCGATTATTCGACGACGAAATCTAAACTTAAAGATAACAACTTTGTAAATTCGCTTAAGACCAACAAAGTAACAATCATTGATTTGTACGGAAATTCTTACGGGGCTGATCGCGGCGACGTGGTTTTCTTGGATGAAGGGAATCGCTTTGTTCGCCAAAAATAA
- a CDS encoding DUF333 domain-containing protein — MRTLLIAFTLLLSSQSFAQTSLNYYENEKYREVKISEYQGAKIGADCIKSGKPSCQAWTAYTGKPATESTKPNTTLAGNPAAQYCWDLKAKNRILKEKDGKQYDYCVFEDGSMIDSWTLYYKHFPKK; from the coding sequence ATGAGAACACTCCTAATCGCCTTCACTCTCCTACTGTCATCACAGAGCTTCGCACAAACGTCTTTGAATTATTATGAGAACGAAAAGTATCGCGAAGTGAAAATTAGCGAATACCAAGGCGCTAAAATCGGAGCTGACTGCATCAAATCCGGCAAGCCTTCGTGCCAAGCTTGGACTGCTTACACGGGAAAACCAGCGACTGAATCCACGAAGCCCAACACGACTCTTGCTGGCAACCCGGCAGCGCAATACTGCTGGGATTTGAAAGCAAAGAATAGAATTCTTAAAGAAAAAGACGGCAAACAATATGACTATTGCGTCTTTGAAGATGGCTCTATGATTGATTCATGGACTCTGTACTATAAACATTTTCCGAAGAAATAA
- a CDS encoding helix-turn-helix transcriptional regulator produces MSLEYIEICPDELRKQLRERGLTHADLASMLGLSTKSVQRWLNQSIKRMKIENLEKLAKALNIDKELITKQRVPFRPSPLNRSFEDLCSEHLVYAMAANEDWKIYASLLRSYGPKQLPSVQEAYLYKNLGIASLRLGKMNAAKVYLDKAVTLSESNGDYNLLMIALTTHQDRCHMIGDYKAGIHYYNKATEILPKITSDKIASLYLARTGKFFTQCGRVDEAVFLLRRALSRYYKTDTPNVQFIAFCLSYLTWAYLRARNYKLARTTAKRALRASHRAGWIRGQSLALYTLGILTYLQPEGRELRDKYFGKGRAIKRHIPNRPIDAPIEKLEFLRHCLNQDFEKAKNSIVWRLKKSRRSNLYFSYAILDALFLAKLDGGVQPIRSTFVDRAEEVFTRMQTADALEALKFLKSKSSITQEDLLKYFVF; encoded by the coding sequence ATGTCACTTGAGTATATTGAAATTTGTCCTGACGAACTTAGAAAGCAGCTACGCGAACGCGGTCTGACGCATGCCGATTTGGCGAGCATGTTGGGGCTTTCAACGAAATCAGTGCAAAGATGGCTGAATCAATCTATCAAGCGCATGAAGATTGAAAATTTGGAAAAATTGGCGAAGGCTCTGAATATTGATAAAGAGCTGATCACCAAACAACGAGTTCCATTCCGGCCATCTCCGCTGAATCGCTCTTTTGAAGATCTTTGTTCTGAACACTTAGTTTATGCGATGGCTGCCAATGAAGATTGGAAAATCTACGCCAGTCTTTTGCGTTCTTACGGTCCAAAACAGCTCCCGTCGGTTCAAGAAGCTTATTTATATAAAAATCTAGGAATTGCGTCGCTGCGTTTGGGTAAGATGAATGCCGCGAAAGTTTATTTGGATAAAGCCGTCACGTTGTCTGAATCAAATGGTGATTATAATTTATTGATGATCGCATTGACGACTCATCAAGATCGTTGTCATATGATCGGCGATTATAAAGCCGGCATCCATTACTACAATAAAGCGACAGAAATCTTACCCAAAATCACGAGTGATAAAATTGCGAGTTTATATCTTGCCCGCACGGGAAAATTCTTTACGCAATGTGGTCGTGTTGATGAAGCGGTTTTTCTTTTGCGCCGAGCTTTAAGTCGTTACTACAAAACGGATACTCCGAACGTTCAATTCATTGCGTTTTGCCTGTCTTACCTAACGTGGGCGTATCTTCGTGCAAGAAATTATAAACTCGCTCGGACGACAGCCAAACGCGCGTTGCGTGCTTCACACCGTGCTGGATGGATCAGGGGTCAGTCTTTAGCACTTTATACTCTGGGAATTTTAACTTACTTGCAGCCAGAGGGGCGCGAGCTTCGTGATAAGTATTTCGGTAAAGGCCGTGCGATTAAAAGACACATTCCGAATCGTCCTATCGATGCTCCCATTGAAAAACTGGAGTTCTTGCGCCACTGTTTGAACCAAGATTTCGAAAAGGCCAAGAATTCGATAGTGTGGCGTTTAAAGAAAAGTCGTCGTAGCAATTTATATTTTAGCTATGCCATTTTGGATGCTTTGTTTTTAGCAAAATTAGACGGGGGAGTTCAGCCTATTCGTAGTACCTTCGTGGACCGCGCAGAAGAAGTCTTCACAAGAATGCAAACGGCTGATGCGCTGGAAGCATTGAAGTTTTTAAAAAGTAAATCTTCGATCACGCAAGAAGACTTGCTTAAATATTTCGTGTTCTAA
- a CDS encoding VWA domain-containing protein has protein sequence MTSHAFRKLMIALLLTQGLIACKAPSGSDSTGSQNPSNDNGSQSVDPTPTPSPSPSPSPSPSPSPSPSPGTSTGGSSDGNVSGGYTGSPTGSTTGSPNANCGTPQAGLIDAGTIAINGGATSTNDMNVTLTLNRMFVSQMKISNTPDCSCGTWEPVATSKAWTLGSANKSNTVSVQFKDYDGGVSFCASANILHDNLPPQVTLTAASGNSYQTGTNNVFNYQASDAGVGVKSVSCLLDGQAVACAGISGAITAANASAGVHKVTVTAIDNLNQSGQAYLNFTITSPYREITQTKAVTADNKVDILVVVDNSPSMQDVQKSMAKRVSSLMEQVKNLDYRIAVTTTDPSNKTYGDGRLLPLTGFTNQYVITPAMGLANAQTALSNTVQRPETGSASEQGIYVTYRVIERAIAGETNQKNFFRSDAAFSVILISDADESATAYKNIPKNLISLVNTNWPSKKFIFNSIIVRPGDKACYNEGREAYGPTYDALSRLLGYGTVGGSIIGTVCASDYGAQLAGIGQSVSQMVKTMDLDCAPIGSTTASVIVMKDGSNYTDSYEVQGLKLVFQNNLPAGSYTLSYRCQ, from the coding sequence ATGACTAGCCACGCATTTAGAAAATTAATGATCGCTCTGCTGCTGACTCAGGGATTGATTGCCTGCAAAGCACCATCTGGATCAGATTCCACAGGATCACAAAATCCATCGAATGATAACGGCAGTCAAAGTGTCGATCCAACACCGACACCTTCTCCTTCACCATCACCAAGTCCATCACCAAGCCCGTCGCCTTCGCCATCGCCTGGAACTTCAACGGGCGGAAGCTCTGATGGCAACGTATCAGGTGGTTACACGGGTTCACCAACTGGCTCGACAACAGGTTCACCGAACGCAAACTGCGGCACACCTCAAGCAGGTTTGATTGATGCGGGAACAATCGCTATTAATGGCGGCGCGACATCAACGAACGACATGAATGTCACACTGACACTGAATCGCATGTTCGTAAGCCAAATGAAGATCAGTAATACTCCTGATTGTTCCTGCGGAACTTGGGAACCTGTTGCGACTTCAAAAGCATGGACTCTTGGATCAGCGAACAAATCAAATACAGTGAGTGTGCAGTTCAAAGACTACGACGGCGGCGTCAGCTTCTGTGCTTCTGCTAACATCTTGCACGACAACTTGCCTCCGCAAGTAACGTTGACTGCGGCAAGCGGCAACTCTTATCAAACTGGCACTAACAATGTGTTCAACTATCAAGCTAGCGACGCTGGCGTCGGTGTTAAATCCGTAAGCTGCCTTCTTGACGGGCAAGCTGTAGCATGTGCAGGTATTTCAGGCGCGATCACAGCAGCGAATGCAAGCGCCGGAGTTCATAAAGTCACTGTCACTGCGATTGATAACTTAAATCAAAGCGGTCAAGCTTATTTGAATTTCACAATCACAAGCCCTTATCGCGAAATCACACAAACAAAAGCGGTTACGGCTGATAATAAAGTCGATATCTTGGTTGTGGTCGACAACTCGCCTTCAATGCAAGACGTACAAAAAAGCATGGCGAAACGTGTAAGCTCTTTGATGGAGCAAGTGAAAAACTTGGATTACCGTATTGCCGTCACAACAACAGATCCTTCAAATAAAACATATGGTGATGGTCGCTTGTTGCCATTGACGGGTTTCACAAATCAATACGTGATCACTCCAGCAATGGGTTTAGCTAACGCACAAACGGCTCTTAGCAATACTGTTCAAAGACCTGAAACAGGTTCTGCAAGCGAGCAAGGTATCTACGTCACGTACCGTGTGATTGAAAGAGCCATCGCTGGTGAAACAAATCAGAAAAACTTCTTCAGATCCGATGCCGCATTCTCAGTGATCTTAATCAGTGACGCGGATGAATCAGCGACAGCTTATAAAAACATTCCTAAAAACTTGATCAGCCTTGTGAATACAAACTGGCCAAGTAAGAAATTTATCTTCAACTCCATCATCGTACGCCCAGGTGATAAAGCTTGCTATAACGAAGGCCGTGAAGCTTATGGCCCAACTTATGATGCTCTTTCACGACTGCTTGGTTATGGCACAGTCGGTGGCTCTATCATCGGTACTGTGTGTGCCAGTGATTACGGCGCCCAACTTGCCGGCATCGGTCAAAGCGTCAGTCAAATGGTGAAAACGATGGATCTGGATTGCGCACCGATTGGTTCAACGACTGCTTCCGTGATCGTGATGAAAGATGGATCGAACTATACTGACAGTTATGAAGTGCAAGGCTTAAAACTTGTCTTCCAAAATAATCTGCCAGCAGGAAGTTATACTTTATCTTACCGTTGTCAGTAA
- a CDS encoding GreA/GreB family elongation factor, translating into MDKLKFIEHVRSQLLKDMAVLKEAARATAEAATHEESKPENEYDTRGLEASYLAGAQSKRIVETEELLVIYKHLEPKMFGPNDPISATALVQVELNDKKMFFFLMPKGGGLNIDFEGQRIQTITPNSPLGEALLGLKVGQVAIVEKGDQVLEYEILSVQ; encoded by the coding sequence ATGGATAAGCTTAAATTCATCGAACACGTTCGCAGTCAATTATTGAAAGATATGGCTGTTCTTAAAGAGGCTGCTCGTGCGACGGCTGAAGCTGCGACTCATGAAGAAAGTAAACCCGAAAATGAATATGATACTCGCGGTCTTGAGGCCTCTTACTTAGCGGGCGCTCAATCAAAACGTATTGTTGAAACGGAAGAGTTGTTGGTGATTTATAAACATCTTGAGCCAAAGATGTTTGGTCCTAATGATCCGATTTCAGCAACGGCCTTGGTGCAAGTTGAATTAAACGATAAAAAGATGTTTTTCTTTTTGATGCCTAAAGGCGGCGGTTTGAATATTGATTTTGAAGGTCAGCGTATTCAAACAATTACGCCCAATAGTCCCCTGGGCGAGGCTCTATTGGGCTTAAAAGTAGGACAAGTCGCGATCGTTGAAAAAGGGGATCAGGTTCTTGAGTACGAGATCCTCTCGGTGCAGTAA
- a CDS encoding phospholipase A — protein sequence MKVVCCVVLALILNSPVLLAQTEMAPAEESQRVQEATKQEKKFPTLDEQEKLKILYYKPMYFAYGNPLTKIQLSLRVPLFQEIPINFGYSQMIFWELGEDSKPFLDATYNPEFFYRMKLNESFFNSVDFGIWEHNSNGKGHDDSRSYDTSYVRANFRYDTRRWAWQVMAKGQYLYSIDDTNRDIVDYVSPFMYEIKFLQRFDSWFDHLEVIMNINPGGKWGTDFAKGGYQLSFDFHLGGLKVVPAFYLQYYYGYAETLLNYNERVNEFRAGLMF from the coding sequence ATGAAGGTCGTATGTTGTGTCGTTTTAGCTCTCATTCTGAATTCTCCCGTGTTGTTAGCTCAGACCGAAATGGCGCCTGCTGAGGAGTCTCAACGTGTGCAAGAGGCCACGAAACAGGAAAAGAAATTCCCGACTTTAGATGAACAGGAAAAGTTGAAGATTCTTTATTATAAGCCCATGTATTTTGCGTACGGGAATCCTTTAACGAAGATTCAGCTCAGCCTGCGTGTACCACTTTTTCAGGAAATCCCTATAAATTTCGGCTATTCGCAAATGATATTTTGGGAATTAGGTGAAGATTCAAAGCCTTTCTTGGATGCGACTTATAATCCGGAATTTTTTTATCGTATGAAGCTCAATGAATCATTTTTTAATTCTGTCGATTTTGGAATTTGGGAGCATAACTCAAACGGCAAGGGTCACGATGATTCCCGCTCGTATGATACGAGTTATGTGCGTGCGAATTTTCGGTACGACACGCGTCGTTGGGCTTGGCAGGTGATGGCGAAAGGGCAGTACCTATATAGCATCGATGATACCAACCGCGATATCGTGGATTACGTCAGTCCCTTCATGTATGAGATTAAGTTTTTACAGCGTTTCGATTCGTGGTTTGATCATCTTGAGGTCATTATGAATATCAACCCCGGCGGCAAGTGGGGGACAGACTTCGCCAAGGGCGGTTATCAGTTAAGCTTTGACTTCCATTTGGGCGGACTTAAGGTTGTTCCTGCATTTTATTTGCAGTACTATTACGGTTACGCCGAAACCTTGTTGAACTACAACGAAAGAGTGAATGAGTTTCGCGCGGGACTAATGTTCTAA